CACGCGGTTGGGCGTCGAGGTGGGGGCCGCGCTATTACCACCATTCAACGACGTCATGACGTTGATCGGTCCGCTGGTTTCCGGCTTGTCGTCGCTCGCGGCGCAACATCCCGGCTTGATCAAGGGCGTGTTGGCGGCGGGCATCGCCTTCGGTGTATTGCGCGTTGCCGTTATGGGTGCGGTAGTGGCTACCAAAATCTTGAGTGCTGTCATGGCGCTGTCACCGGTTGGCTTACTCGTCCGGGGGATCGCTCTCGCCGCCGGGATTCTGATTGCTAATTGGTCGGTCGTTGCTCCGTACTTCGAACAACTCTGGGAGAAGATTCGGCAGCCGGTTCTGGCGGCGTGGGAATGGTTCAAAGCTTTTGCAGCATGGACGCCCCTAGGGCGCATCGCCGAGAACTGGGGGCCTCTTACGACTTTCTTCGGCGCGCTGTGGGATCTGCTACGGGCGCTTTCAACACCGGTGATGGACTTCCTCAAGACCATGTTCGACTGGTCGCCGCTGGGGATGATCATCAACAACTGGGCGCCCATCACCGCCTGGTTCCAGCAGCTCTGGGAAAAGCTGCGCCCCATCATCGAGCCGATCATGAAGTGGTTCGGCGGCGGGGAGGGCGGCGAAGGCATCATCCAAACCGCCACCGACAAAGTGAACGCCTTCACCGAAGCCCAGCAGAAACGCAACGCGGGCGCTGGTGGTGGTACCGGTGAGCTGCTGATGGCGGATGCCGCTCAATCGGCCGCCGCCCGCCAGGCCATGAACAATCAGGCGTTCGGCATCAGCAACAACCAGCTCCTACAGCAGACCGCTGCCACCAACGGGCAAAAGCTCAACGGCGAACTCAACATCAACCTGAACGGCGCACCGCCGGGCACCACGATCGAGCAGCCGAAAACCAACCAGCCGGGGCTGAACATCAAGCCCAACGTCGGTACCCGTACCGTGGGCGTCATGAAGGGGTAGAGCATGGCACGCGATTGGCGCAAAGAGCTGTTGCCGGCGTCGTTCCGAGGGATCAGTTTTTTGATCCCTCGGGCGTCGGTGCCGGTCGGCCAAAAAGGGCAGCTTCACGAATACCCCCAGCGGGACAATCCTTACTTCGAACAGCTAGGCAAGCAAGCCCAGATCCACACCATGACCGCGTGGGTGATCGGTGACGATTGCTTCGAGCGGCGCGACAAACTGCTGGAGGCGTTGGACACCCCCGGCCCAGGCGAACTGGTTCACCCCTGGCTTGGGCGCATGCAGGTAAAGGTAGGCGACTGCAACTTGTCTCACGAGCTCACCGCCGGCGGCATGGTCAGCTTTGACCTGACGTTCTACCCGGACAAACCGCTGACGTTCCCGACGGCCAAGGTGAACAGCCAGCAGCAGGTGGTGAAAGCGTCGGACAGCATGCTGGGATCGGCCTTGGAGCGGTACAAGCAGGCAATGGCGAAGGTTGATCAGGCCCGCCTGGGCCTGCTCCGCCTGCGCAATAGCCTGTCGAACGTCTACGCGGTCATCCAGCAACAGTTCGCCCCTTTCGTTGGGGTATTCACCAACCTGACGGGGTTCGCCCAGTCGTTGATGAACTCGCCAGGGGCGCTGTCGTCGCTGTTCTCCAGCTACTTCAACGACTTTTCGTTGCAGGACAGCGCTTTCGCTGACACCAGTTCGAGCTACAAGAATGCGGTGGCCACCACCACCCAGCAAACCGAGGCAGTGACAGCCATCAACACTGTGAGCCAGTCCGGCGGCATCGACTCGGCAGCCGCGGCCCAGGCCACCGCAAATCTGGTACAGGACGCGCTGCTGGTTCAGATGGCGCTGATCATCAGTGAAATGCCCATCGCCTCGCAGCCTGTCTCCAGCGGTTCGACGCCCAGCGTTGAGCAGCAGGCCATCTTGCCAGTGGTTCGGCCAGAGGTGCCCGTGGCGGACGACGTGCTGCAGCTGCGAGACAGCCTCAGTGACGCGATTTTTGAAGCATCGCTGAAAGCCGACCCCGCTCATTACGTCGTGATGAACACGCTGCGCCAGACCCTGGTGAAACACCTGACGGCGGTTGCCGAGTCTGGGGTGCGGCTGGTTGACGTCACGCCGCCCGAAACCATGTCGGCCCTGGTGCTGGCTTACCAGCGCTTCGGCGATGCCACCCGCTCGGCAGAAGTCGTGCAGCGCAATCGCATCCGTCATCCGGGCTTTGTTCCGGCGGCATCGATCAAAATCGCCCAGAGGTAAACATGACCGAAGATCAGAACACCGTCAGCCTAGCGGTTGACGGTCTGGATTACTCCGGCTGGAAATCGGTTGAGATCACCGCTGGGCTCGAGGATCAGGCCAGGTCATTCACCCTGAGCATCACCTGGAAATGGCCTGGGCAGAACGTCGCGGTACCGATCCGGCAGGGTGCCAAGTGCCATGTGCGTATCGGCGGCGACCTGGTGCTGACTGGCTGGGTGTTTTCCTCGCCGATCGACTACGACCACCAGCAAATCACAACGACCATCAGCGGCCGGTCGTTGACTGCCGACCTGGTGGACTGCGCGGCCGTGAACAAGCCGGGCCAGTGGAACAACCAGAGCGTGCTCACCATCGTCAGGGCGCTGGCGGCGCCGTATGGGATATCCGTGCGCACCGAGATTCCCGAAGGCGCGAAGCTGTCGGACCACACCATCGAGCCAGGCGAGACGGCCTTCGAATCCATCGACCGTTTGCTGACGCTGTTCCGGGTGTTCTCCACCGACGATGCGCGCGGCATGGCCGTGCTAGCCCGGCCAGGAAGTGAAGGCCGGTCCTTCGATCATCTGGAGGTCGGCAAGAACATCCTCACCGGTAGCGCGCCGCTGGATTTCTCCGGAGTGTTCTCCGAATACCAGGTGCTCGGCCAGCGCTCGGGCACGGACGATGAGTTTGGGGAGGCGGCTGCCGAAGTGTCGGCGGTGCTGACCGATGAGCGAACCACCCGTAAGCGGGTGCTGATCATTCAAGAGTCTGGGCAGATGACCAGCGAGCTTGCGCAGGCCCGGGCCAACTGGGAGCGCGGCACCCGTATGGGCAAGGCGCTGACCACCACCTACACCGTTCAGGGCTGGCGCCAAACCAACGGGGCGCTTTGGAAGCACAACACCCTGGTGCGCGTGATCGACCCCATCATCGGTTTCGACCGTTGGATGCTGATCGCTCGGGTGACCTACACCCTGACCGAGGGCGGCATGATCACGAAAATGGAAGTCGGGCCGCCGGACAGCTACGAGCCGGAACCGCATGACCCGCACAAGAACCGCAAGCTGAAGAAGGGCGGCAAGGCCGACAACTTCGAATACCTGATTCCAGCCGACTACGAGCCAAAACAATGACCGTGAAAAACATGCTGGCCCGCGGCACCGTGGTGCTCGTCGACGCCCTGAAGAAAATGCAGTCCTTGCAGATGCGCCTCACCGCCGGCGAACTGAAGGACAACGCCGAGCACTTCGAGCCCTACGGCTTCACCAGCAACCCGCTGGCTGGCGCCGAGGTGCTGACCGCCTTTATCGGCGGCGACCGCTCCCACGCTGTGGTGCTGGTCGCGGCTGATCGCCGGTACCGGATCCAGTCCATGAAGCCCGGCGAAGTCGCGATCTACACCGATGAGGGCGACAAGATCCACTTCAAGCGCGGCCGGATTATCGACATCGAAACCGGCACGCTGAACATCAAGGCCACGACGGCGGTGAATTTCGAAACGCCGGTGATCAACCAGACCGGCCAGATTGTTTCTGTAGGCGACCAGCTGGCCGGTGGCATCAGCCAGATCAACCACGTACACACCGGTGTCCAGGCCGGTAGCGGACAAAGCGGCGCGCCCGCTGCGGGGGGATGATGCTTACTCAACCTTCCGTTGAATCCGCGCTGATTCGGGCGGTGGTGATCAGCCTGTACACCTGGCGCCGCGCTGATACCGATGACCCGGTAGACGATGACCAGTTGTACGGCTGGTGGGGCGACAGTTACCCGGCCATCGCCGACGACCGCATCGGCTCGCGCCTCTGGTTGCTGCGCCGGGTCAAGCTCACCGACGCCACGCAGCGTGACGCGGAGTTCTATGCCGCCGAGGCGCTGCGCTGGCTGATTGATGACGGGCATGTCCTGGACGTTTCCATCAGCAGCAACAGGGCGGATACCAACCGATTGAACCTCGGTGTGGTCCTGACCATTGCGGACGGCACGCGCCTGGAAATCCCATCCACCCCGACATGGCAGGTGATCTATGCCGTTTGAAACGCCCTCGCTGCCGGTGCTGGTCGATCGCACCCAGAGCGACCTTGCCAGCGACACGCTTCGCCGTTCGGATGCCCAGGTGCTGGCGCGGACGTTGGCCGGTACCGCTTATGGCCTGTACGGCTATTTGGATTGGATCGCCGAACAGATCCTGCCCGACCGGGCGGACGAAGAAACACTGGAGCGGATTGCCCAGTTGCGCCTGACCCAGCCGAGAAACCCGGCGCAGCCTGCGTCGGGGACGGCTTCGTTCACCGCTGTAGCGGGCGCCGTGGTTGATGCTGAAACCGTGCTCCAGGCAGCGGACGGTCGTACCTACCGGGTAACCACAAACGTCACCACCGTTGCGGGACTCAATACCGTGGCGGTGGAAGCGGTAGACGCCGGAACCTTGGGCAACGCGGATACCGGCCTGGCCCTTACCCTGGTTCAGCCCGTGGCAGGCGTTACCAACAGCTTCACGGTGCTGGCGCCTGGGCTCACTGGCGGCATCGCGCAAGAGAGCATCGAGTCGCTTCGTGCCCGGGTCATTCGCTCGTACCGCGTCATCCCGCACGGCGGGTCGGCGGCAGATTACGAAACCTGGGCGCTTGAGGTGCCAGGCGTTACCCGGGCCTGGTGCCGAGGCAACTACGTCGGACCCGGAACGGTGGGCCTGTTCGTCATGCGAGACGGTGACGACGTGCCAGTGCCCAATCCTGCCCAGCTTGCCGAGGTGATGGCCTACATCGAGCCGCTTCGCCCTGTGACGGCTGAACTGTACGTGCTGGCGCCCGTTGAGGTGCCGGTGGCCTACAGCATTCACCCGGTGCCGGACACCACGGCCATTCGCGCGGCCATCCAGGCCCAATTGATTGACCTGCACGATCGTGAGGCCGGCCTGGGTGAAACCTTGCTGCTGACGCACATCGCCCAGGCCATCAGCGGCGCGGCCGGCGAAACGGACCACGACCTTGTATCACCTGTGGCCGACGTGCCGGCGGGCATCAACCAGTTGCTCACCTTCGGAGGCATCACATGGCTGTAGCCCGAACTGCCGATCAGTATCGGCAGCAACTGAGTGGCCTGCTGCCGCCCGGCCCTGCCTGGGATCCCGAACTGGTGCCGGAAATCGCGCTGGTTCTCTCTGGCGTGTCGCAGGAGTTCGCCCGGCTCGATGCCCGTGCAGTGGACTTGCTTAACGAGATGGACCCCGCCGACGTGAGCGAGCTGGTGCCCGATTGGGAGGCGATCATGGGCCTACCTGATCCTTGCCTGGGCCTGAACCCCGCGTTTGAGGATAGGCGCCTGGCGGTTCGTCGGCGGCTCGTCGAGGTGGGCGGGCAAAGCATCTCCTATTTCATCGACATAGCCGTCAGCCAGGGCTACCCCGACGCCACCATTACCGAACACCGAGCGCCCCGAATGGGGCGTTCTCGTTTTGGCGTGGCGCGCTTTGGTGGATGGAGCGCCCAGTTCATGTGGACCCTGAACACCGGGGGCCGCCAACGGCAGGGCCGGCGTTTCGGCGCGAGTTATTGGGGCGAGCGCTTCGGCGTGAATCCAGGCAACCCGCTCGAATGCCAGATCCGGCGCGCGGCACCGGCGCACACCGTCGTACAGATAAATTACAACTGAGGGATAAAGCGTGGACTTTCCGAAAAGCGTACCGAGTGTCGGCCTAGTCGATGGCGAATTTGTTGACGAAGATGTGGTAGCGGGAACCCCTGGTTCGTTGATCCCTGCTCAATGGGGCAACGCTGTCACTGAGGAAATTTTGAACGTCATTGAGTCCGCCGGGCTGACTCCGGACGAGGACAACAACGCGCAGCTCTTGGCGGCGTTGAACTTGAAGATTTCCGCTGCGATTCCTGGCTCGCCGCCCGATGCATCGACCACGGAAAAAGGGCTCGTTGAGCTCGCAACTAGCTTGGAGACCCAGACTGGCACCGATACTGTTCGAGCCGTAACACCTGCAGGACTCGCATCGCGAACGGCTACTGATACAAGAGCGGGCATTATCGAAATTGCCACAGACGCAGAAATCCAGGCAGGTGCCGATGCGCTGCGAGCGATTACGCCTGCAGGCCTGAAGGCGGCATACGGCCTGGGCGACTCCACCCTGGTCACGGATCTGAACAACGCTGGTCCGGGTTATTTTTATGCGGCTCCTGGCGCGGCCAATAGCCCTGGTATCGGCATCGTCTTTGGTGAAACAAGGGGGGCCGGCGGCACTGCCGGTAAGTCGCAAAGTTGCATCGATATTTCCACCAGAGTGGCTTACAAGCGAGCTTACAATGGCGGGTCGTGGTCTGCTTGGAGCTCTTTTATCGACTCCGCCACGCTGGCAACTGAAACGGTCACTGGCGTAGCCAAGGTCGCAACACAAGCTTTAACGAACGCAGGTGTTGATGACGCAACCATCGTCACGCCAAAAAAGCTGAAAGCCGCTTTCCCTGCTGGGAACCGGGTTAAGGCATGGTGCAATTTCAACGGAACCGGAACGCCGGCCATCAGAAGCGCCTCGGGATTCTCTTCCGTTATAGATAACGGGGTGGGCGACTACACACTGATGTTCAGCACTCCTGAATCTGATGCAAATTACGCCGCTGTGGCGTCCGGCACCACTACTTCCGCACCAATTACTGGGATCAGTTGCGTGGGCGT
This genomic interval from Pseudomonas alvandae contains the following:
- a CDS encoding DNA circularization protein; the protein is MARDWRKELLPASFRGISFLIPRASVPVGQKGQLHEYPQRDNPYFEQLGKQAQIHTMTAWVIGDDCFERRDKLLEALDTPGPGELVHPWLGRMQVKVGDCNLSHELTAGGMVSFDLTFYPDKPLTFPTAKVNSQQQVVKASDSMLGSALERYKQAMAKVDQARLGLLRLRNSLSNVYAVIQQQFAPFVGVFTNLTGFAQSLMNSPGALSSLFSSYFNDFSLQDSAFADTSSSYKNAVATTTQQTEAVTAINTVSQSGGIDSAAAAQATANLVQDALLVQMALIISEMPIASQPVSSGSTPSVEQQAILPVVRPEVPVADDVLQLRDSLSDAIFEASLKADPAHYVVMNTLRQTLVKHLTAVAESGVRLVDVTPPETMSALVLAYQRFGDATRSAEVVQRNRIRHPGFVPAASIKIAQR
- a CDS encoding phage baseplate assembly protein produces the protein MTEDQNTVSLAVDGLDYSGWKSVEITAGLEDQARSFTLSITWKWPGQNVAVPIRQGAKCHVRIGGDLVLTGWVFSSPIDYDHQQITTTISGRSLTADLVDCAAVNKPGQWNNQSVLTIVRALAAPYGISVRTEIPEGAKLSDHTIEPGETAFESIDRLLTLFRVFSTDDARGMAVLARPGSEGRSFDHLEVGKNILTGSAPLDFSGVFSEYQVLGQRSGTDDEFGEAAAEVSAVLTDERTTRKRVLIIQESGQMTSELAQARANWERGTRMGKALTTTYTVQGWRQTNGALWKHNTLVRVIDPIIGFDRWMLIARVTYTLTEGGMITKMEVGPPDSYEPEPHDPHKNRKLKKGGKADNFEYLIPADYEPKQ
- a CDS encoding phage baseplate assembly protein V is translated as MTVKNMLARGTVVLVDALKKMQSLQMRLTAGELKDNAEHFEPYGFTSNPLAGAEVLTAFIGGDRSHAVVLVAADRRYRIQSMKPGEVAIYTDEGDKIHFKRGRIIDIETGTLNIKATTAVNFETPVINQTGQIVSVGDQLAGGISQINHVHTGVQAGSGQSGAPAAGG
- a CDS encoding phage GP46 family protein, with amino-acid sequence MLTQPSVESALIRAVVISLYTWRRADTDDPVDDDQLYGWWGDSYPAIADDRIGSRLWLLRRVKLTDATQRDAEFYAAEALRWLIDDGHVLDVSISSNRADTNRLNLGVVLTIADGTRLEIPSTPTWQVIYAV
- a CDS encoding baseplate J/gp47 family protein; the encoded protein is MPFETPSLPVLVDRTQSDLASDTLRRSDAQVLARTLAGTAYGLYGYLDWIAEQILPDRADEETLERIAQLRLTQPRNPAQPASGTASFTAVAGAVVDAETVLQAADGRTYRVTTNVTTVAGLNTVAVEAVDAGTLGNADTGLALTLVQPVAGVTNSFTVLAPGLTGGIAQESIESLRARVIRSYRVIPHGGSAADYETWALEVPGVTRAWCRGNYVGPGTVGLFVMRDGDDVPVPNPAQLAEVMAYIEPLRPVTAELYVLAPVEVPVAYSIHPVPDTTAIRAAIQAQLIDLHDREAGLGETLLLTHIAQAISGAAGETDHDLVSPVADVPAGINQLLTFGGITWL
- a CDS encoding YmfQ family protein translates to MAVARTADQYRQQLSGLLPPGPAWDPELVPEIALVLSGVSQEFARLDARAVDLLNEMDPADVSELVPDWEAIMGLPDPCLGLNPAFEDRRLAVRRRLVEVGGQSISYFIDIAVSQGYPDATITEHRAPRMGRSRFGVARFGGWSAQFMWTLNTGGRQRQGRRFGASYWGERFGVNPGNPLECQIRRAAPAHTVVQINYN